One window of Medicago truncatula cultivar Jemalong A17 chromosome 2, MtrunA17r5.0-ANR, whole genome shotgun sequence genomic DNA carries:
- the LOC25486886 gene encoding putative disease resistance RPP13-like protein 1 — MAAAMIGEAFLSAIVQTLVEKLVSTQFLDYIKNTKLNVSLLRQLKTTLLTLQVVLDDAEEKQINNPAVKQWLDDLKDAIFDVEDLLNEISYDSLRCKVENTQAQNKTNQVLNFLSSPFNSFYREINSQMKIMCESLQLFAQHKDILGLQTKSARVSRRTPSSSVVNESVMVGRKDDKETIMNMLLSERDTTHNNIGVVAILGMGGLGKTTLAQLLYNDKEVQRHFDLKAWVCVSEDFDIMRVTKSLLESVTSRTWDTNNLDVLRVELRKNSREKRFLFVLDDLWNDNYSDWEELVSPFIHGKPGSMVIITTRQQKVAEVAHTFPIHKLEPLSTEDCWSLLSKHALGSKEFHHSINTTLEEIGRKIARKCGGLPIAAKTLGGVLRSKVDITEWTSILNNDVWNLRNDNILPALHLSYQYLPSHLKRCFAYCSLFPKDYPLDRKQLVLLWMAEGFLDCSQGGKELEELGDDFFAELLSRSLIQQSNDDARGEKFVMHDLVNDLATIVSGKSCCRFECGDTEKVRHVSYNQEEYDHFTKFKPFYSFKCLRSFLPTYPAWGYSISFKMIDDLIPTLKRLRVLSLLNYTNITKLPDSIGNLVQLRYLDLSFTKIKRLPDTICNLYNLQTLILSNCEALTELPLHIGNLVKLRHLDIKGTNISEFPVEIVALENLQTLTVFVVGKRHVGLSIKELRKFQNLQGKLTIKNLHNVVDATEAEDANLKRKEKIEELELLWGKQSEDSLQVKFVLDMLHPPINLKSLKIDLYGGTSFPSWLGDSSFSKMVSLHITNCEFCPTLPPLGQLPFLKDLEIHGMKMLETIGPDYYYVQIEEGSNFSFQPFQSLERIKFNNMPNWNQWLPFEGMNFSFPRLRTIELHNCPKLKGLLPSNLPCIEEIVIKGCYHLLETPSTLHWVSSIPKINIHGLGKRTILSLLKSDSPCMMQDVVIQNCVGLLGLPKLILRSTCLQHLKLYSLPSLTTFPSSGLPTSLHSICIRDCENLSFLPLETWSNYTSLVNIELYHSCDALESFPLDGFPALQSLKIYDCRSVDSIYISETPSHRPSSLESLKIKSHDSIELFKVKLRMDTLTDLEQLYLDCRELSFCEGVCLPPNLQSIDLWSQITTPSVTEWCLQDLTTLSELTIKEGHDTFNTLMKELLLPISLVSLQIMDLYEMKSFDGNGLRRLSSLQNLHFINCEQLKSFPENCLPSSLKYLQFYGCEKLESLPEDSLPDSLEMLEMSSCPLLEERYKRKEHWSKIAHIPVIQINQQVII; from the coding sequence ATGGCTGCAGCTATGATAGGAGAAGCTTTTCTCTCTGCAATTGTTCAGACTTTAGTTGAGAAACTTGTTTCAACACAGTTTCTTGATTACATCAAAAACACCAAGCTCAATGTCTCACTCTTGAGGCAGCTAAAAACAACACTGCTCACTCTGCAGGTTGTGCTGGATGATGCAGAGGAGAAACAGATCAACAATCCTGCTGTCAAACAATGGCTTGATGACTTGAAAGATGCTATCTTTGATGTTGAGGACTTGCTCAACGAAATTAGTTATGATTCCCTGCGATGCAAAGTCGAGAATACACAAGCTCAAAACAAAACTAATCAGGTGTTGAACTTCCTTTCATCTCCTTTTAATAGCTTCTACAGAGAGATCAATTCTCAAATGAAGATAATGTGTGAAAGCCTGCAATTGTTTGCACAACATAAAGATATCCTTGGTTTGCAAACTAAAAGTGCTAGAGTTTCTCGTAGAACACCTTCAAGTTCAGTGGTAAATGAATCTGTCATGGTGGGTAGGAAGGATGACAAAGAGACAATAATGAATATGTTGCTATCAGAGAGAGACACAACCCATAATAATATAGGTGTTGTTGCAATTTTGGGCATGGGAGGTTTAGGAAAAACTACCCTTGCCCAACTTCTTTACAATGATAAAGAAGTTCAACGGCATTTTGATTTGAAGGCATGGGTTTGTGTGTCTGaggattttgatattatgaGAGTAACCAAATCTCTCCTTGAATCGGTCACTTCCAGAACTTGGGATACCAATAATCTTGATGTCCTTCGAGTTGAGTTAAGGAAAAACTCAAGGGAGAaaagatttttgtttgtgttggatGACCTGTGGAACGACAATTATAGTGATTGGGAAGAACTTGTAAGTCCCTTCATTCATGGAAAACCTGGAAGCATGGTGATTATAACAACGCGCCAACAAAAAGTTGCAGAGGTGGCACATACATTTCCTATACATAAATTAGAACCTCTATCAACTGAAGATTGTTGGTCTTTACTCTCAAAGCATGCATTGGGAAGTAAAGAGTTTCACCATAGTATTAACACAACCCTCGAAGAAATTGGCAGGAAGATTGCAAGAAAGTGTGGAGGATTGCCAATTGCTGCTAAAACACTAGGAGGAGTTCTACGTTCAAAGGTAGACATAACAGAGTGGACTTCAATTTTGAACAACGACGTATGGAACTTACGAAATGATAATATTCTTCCAGCTTTGCATTTGAGTTATCAATACCTTCCCTCTCATTTGAAAAGATGTTTTGCATATTGTTCACTTTTTCCAAAGGATTATCCACTTGATAGAAAGCAATTGGTCTTGTTGTGGATGGCAGAAGGCTTCCTTGACTGTTCTCAAGGGGGAAAAGAGTTAGAGGAGTTAGGTGATGATTTCTTTGCTGAATTGCTATCCAGATCcttaattcaacaatcaaatgATGATGCTCGTGGGGAAAAGTTTGTCATGCATGACCTTGTCAATGATTTAGCTACAATCGTATCTGGAAAAAGTTGTTGCAGGTTTGAATGTGGTGACACTGAAAAGGTTCGTCATGTTTCATATAATCAAGAAGAGTATGACCATTTCACGAAGTTTAAGCCTTTCTACAGTTTCAAATGCTTGCGAAGCTTCCTACCCACTTACCCTGCATGGGGCTATAGCATATCTTTTAAgatgattgatgatttgataccAACACTCAAAAGGTTGCGTGTGTTATCACTATTAAATTATACAAACATCACAAAGCTACCAGATTCAATTGGTAATTTGGTGCAATTGCGGTATTTAGACCTCTCCTTCACTAAAATCAAAAGATTGCCTGATACAATATGTAACCTTTACAATTTGCAAACCttgattttatcaaattgtGAGGCTCTCACTGAATTGCCATTACATATTGGAAATTTAGTCAAGTTACGTCACCTTGATATAAAAGGGACTAACATAAGTGAGTTTCCTGTGGAAATTGTGGCACTAGAAAACCTCCAAACTTTGACAGTTTTTGTAGTGGGTAAGCGACATGTAGGGTTAAGTATCAAAGAGCTCAGAAAATTTCAAAACCTACAGGGAAAACTTACCATTAAGAACCTGCATAATGTCGTTGATGCCACAGAGGCAGAAGATGCCaacttgaaaagaaaagagaaaatcgAGGAGTTAGAGTTGCTTTGGGGAAAACAAAGTGAAGATTCACTACAAGTGAAATTTGTGCTTGATATGTTGCATCCACCAATAAATCTGAAGAGCCTGAAAATTGACTTGTATGGTGGGACAAGTTTCCCGAGTTGGTTGGGAGACTCTTCATTTTCTAAGATGGTGTCCCTTCACATAACTAATTGTGAATTTTGCCCAACACTTCCACCCCTAGGACAACTACCTTTTCTCAAGGACCTAGAAATACATGGTATGAAAATGTTGGAGACAATTGGCCCAGATTACTATTATGTCCAGATTGAGGAAGGCTCCAATTTTTCCTTCCAACCATTTCAATCCCTTGAGCGTATAAAATTTAACAACATGCCAAATTGGAATCAATGGCTTCCCTTTGAAGgaatgaatttttcttttcctcGACTCAGAACTATTGAGTTGCATAATTGTccaaaactaaaaggacttttGCCTAGCAACCTTCCTTGCATAGAAGAAATTGTAATAAAAGGTTGCTATCATCTATTGGAAACACCATCTACTTTACATTGGGTGTCGTCCATACCGAAAATTAATATCCATGGGCTTGGTAAAAGGACCATATTGTCATTGCTTAAGAGTGATTCTCCCTGTATGATGCAAGATGTAGTGATTCAAAATTGTGTTGGGCTATTAGGTTTGCCAAAATTGATTCTGAGAAGCACATGTCTTCAACACTTGAAACTCTATTCTCTTCCTTCTCTCACTACATTTCCCTCAAGTGGTCTACCAACTTCATTGCATTCAATCTGTATAAGAGATTGTGAGAATTTATCCTTCCTACCTCTTGAAACCTGGAGCAATTACACATCACTTGTGAACATTGAGTTATATCATAGCTGTGATGCACTTGAATCATTTCCGCTTGATGGTTTCCCTGCTCTCCAAAGTCTTAAAATTTACGATTGTAGGAGTGTGGATTCCATTTATATTTCAGAAACTCCTTCACATCGGCCGTCAAGCCTTGaatcacttaaaatcaaatcccatgattcaattgaattatttaaagtGAAGCTTCGGATGGACACGCTCACAGATCTTGAACAGTTGTATCTGGACTGTCGAGAGTTGTCATTTTGTGAAGGTGTTTGTCTACCTCCCAACTTACAATCAATTGACCTTTGGTCTCAAATAACAACACCGTCTGTTACGGAATGGTGTCTCCAAGATCTAACCACTCTTTCAGAATTGACTATCAAAGAGGGTCATGATACATTTAACACCTTGATGAAGGAGTTGTTGCTACCCATCTCCCTTGTTTCTCTACAAATCATGGATCTCTATGAAATGAAGTCCTTTGATGGAAATGGGCTTCGACGCCTCTCCTCTCTCCAAAATCTTCACTTTATTAATTGTGAACAACTCAAGTCATTTCCAGAAAACTGCCTCCCTTCCTCGCTGAAATATCTTCAATTTTATGGCTGTGAGAAACTTGAGTCATTACCAGAAGACAGCCTCCCCGACTCTCTTGAGATGCTGGAAATGTCATCTTGCCCATTGTTAGAAGAAAGGTACAAAAGGAAGGAACATTGGTCCAAAATTGCTCACATCCCTGTCATACAAATAAATCAACAAGTCATAATATAA